The following proteins are co-located in the Vibrio azureus genome:
- a CDS encoding phosphoadenylyl-sulfate reductase, with amino-acid sequence MLDSVTSRLELSELLTLTKTEQILRLAQINVELEKLSASERVKWALENLEGEFAVSSSFGIQAAVMLHLVTQQKPDIPIILTDTGYLFAETYQFIDQLQAQLNLNLKVYRAKESPQWQEARYGKLWEQGIEGIEKYNKINKVEPMRRALREQNVGTWFSGLRREQSQSRSGLPILSIQNGVFKFLPVIDWSNKDVHYYLEVNDLSYHPLWDKGYLSIGDTHTSKIWEPGMSEEETRFFGLKRECGLHEDDSTEQDGSGI; translated from the coding sequence ATGCTTGATTCTGTAACGTCCAGACTGGAATTATCAGAGTTACTGACATTAACTAAAACGGAGCAGATTCTTCGTCTTGCTCAAATAAATGTCGAACTCGAAAAGCTTTCAGCCTCGGAACGCGTTAAGTGGGCTTTGGAAAACTTGGAAGGTGAGTTTGCTGTCTCTTCTAGCTTCGGCATCCAAGCTGCCGTGATGCTTCATCTTGTGACGCAGCAAAAGCCAGATATTCCGATTATTCTTACCGATACAGGGTACTTGTTTGCAGAAACCTACCAATTTATCGATCAGCTACAAGCACAACTTAACCTCAATCTTAAAGTGTACCGAGCAAAGGAAAGTCCTCAGTGGCAAGAAGCACGCTATGGAAAGTTGTGGGAACAAGGTATAGAGGGAATTGAAAAGTACAACAAGATAAATAAGGTAGAACCAATGCGACGTGCTCTACGTGAGCAAAATGTTGGGACATGGTTTTCTGGGTTACGTCGAGAGCAAAGTCAATCGCGCTCAGGTTTACCTATCTTGTCAATTCAAAATGGAGTATTCAAATTCCTTCCTGTTATTGATTGGAGTAATAAGGATGTTCACTACTACTTGGAAGTGAATGACTTGAGTTATCATCCTTTATGGGACAAAGGGTACCTTTCAATAGGAGATACCCATACGTCAAAAATATGGGAACCCGGGATGTCAGAAGAAGAAACCCGCTTCTTTGGGCTTAAGCGTGAATGTGGATTACATGAAGATGACAGTACTGAACAAGATGGCTCAGGAATCTAA